In Malaclemys terrapin pileata isolate rMalTer1 chromosome 10, rMalTer1.hap1, whole genome shotgun sequence, the DNA window CTTGTAGGTTTAAACTAAGCCAAAATCTCTAAATGAAACTCATATTGAATAGGTTTGCCTGATTTTTGGGTAGAGGTGGGCCTGGACCAAACCACATATCCAAATGGCTTATTTTGCAAGTCACAGTATTCCATTAACATTTTGGCTAGGATTTGGTGAAGGTAAAATTGAAACTATCAGCATATATATCACTGCCTTTAGGTAGAATGGTCTCTTTCTGTGTAGTCCTAGTGCAAGGAAGTGAGTTGAGTCCTGATGAAACTAAATGAACCAATAACAAACATTCACTTGCCTATTATCTCTTGGACAATATAACAAATTGTCCAAGAGATAATACTTTTGGATGATCATATGGGCACCTACTGAAATGTTATTTGTGGAGACTGATTATTTATGATCATTCTTACAGTCCCTTGCTCCCTTTGTCTCCATGACTCACAACTAAATATTTCTTCATGATGTTCAGGGAAGGAGATAAATGTGCATTTCTGAATAGCAAGGTTCCTAGTTCCAGGGAATGACAGATTCTCGATGAAATCCTTTCTCTAATATGTCTGTGTCACAGTATGTCTGCATTATAGTACTCCTGGTTATGGTTTGTGAAGGCCTTTGGCTTTCAGATATGTAGTGTTCATCTCTACAAGAGCTTGTTTCCTGCTAAAAATGTTTAAAGCCTGTGATCTTAATATTTGTCAAAGCAGGTTATAACTTTGCAGTGGAAGTCTGGCAATATTTTGACTCGAGCCATTGTTTTCTTAGGAAAATGTTATGTAGGCAACTAAGCAAAAGCAAAAGGGGTTTGGACTTCAAAGGGGCCACTTTACTAAATAGATGAAGGATGAGCCATGATTTGCAGAAACCTCACCTTAAGCTGCTTAGGGACTTACACTATCAATGAGTCCTTGTTTTGTTGTTCAACTTGATATGAGTCAAGTCATTTCATTTCTGTATGGACCACTATGCTGATATCAACTAATGTACTTGAAGGTTTCCACTAAAACTGATGAATCCTTCTCACTCTCCTCTGCCCTCTAATTTCTCtctcctagacagtctcttttcCCTTTCAGAATATTCCATTGTAAATTTCAGACTACTTCACATTATGCGCATTGAATATGGTGTATAGTCTGCCATGTATTATACCTGTACACTTTACATCTTGTGTTGCATATTTCTCTTGCACTATATTCCACTGTTCTAGCCAAATAAATTGAGGCCGTTTTATATTAACTGTTTTTGTAAATAACTGCATATAAATCTGGATTTCTCACCGGAGTTTCTTTGCAGGGTCTGAAGGTGAAATTCTGCAGCAGACTGGCAATAGCAACTTTCATGGAGAGGACAGCAAACCTCATTCCAATGCAGTTTCTGGGTCCAGCTCCAAAGGGCAGGTATATATAAGGATCCATCATCTCTTTGTTCTCTTTACTGAACCTGGTTCCAGATACAAGCACATGAGCGTTTATACAGGAACTGAGACGCAAATTCTTgcctgctgtaactccattgacttcagcagagctaccCCAGGGATGACTTCAcctgaaatgtctttttttatagACAACATGCTTGGTTTTGGGGTACAGAAACATGATCTGATTTTAGAAATAACTTGTATTTGCCACATGAATGGTCTAACAGTTACCCAGCCCCTTGCCATATGGGGGAATTTCAGTTCAAGATCAAAGTTCTATCCTTTCTCCCCAGGACTTCCTGGGAACTTCATGAAAGTAAAGTCAGGGGTTGCTTCACAGCACCAGGGACCTTGCTGGCCTCTACAGAGGATGTCCTGAAGAATGGCTGAACTGCCCTGTTTCAGGCAGGAATGAATCTTGGGGATGAGTTTGGGTGGGGAAGAGAGTGTGTCAAAtggtgtcataaatataaagggaagggtaacaacctttatgtatgcagtaacatcaaatccctcctggccacagGTACaaaatcacttacctgtaaggggttaatcagttccattaacctagttggcacctgaccagaaggaccaatggggaaagaagatactttcaaatcaggggttggggggcggggggggaggttttgtttgtgctctctgtgTGTTCCCTCTTGAGACAAAGACAGAGACTAAGTAggtaatccagctcctactgaaatgatgcatctaaaattacagaaattgtaagtaatagcaaggaaatgtgttagatgatcttttgttttagcttgtgaattttccctatgctaagagggaggtttattcctcttttgtaactttaaagttaagcctagaggggaatcctctgtgtgttaagtctttttattaccctgtaaaattaccttccatcctgattttacagaggtgctgcttttactttttttataataaagttcttcttttaagaacctgattgggttttagtgtcctaaaaaccaaagggtctggtctgtgctcaccttgttaacctatttggttggtatattattctcaagcctccccaggtaAGGAGatgaaggggtttgggggggatattttgggggggggggttgggctccaagtggcccctccctgaatgcttctttaaatcacttggtggtggcagtgataccgtccaaggacaaagaaaggaatttgtgccttggggaagtttttaacctaaactggtgaAATATAAGTTTAGgcggtctttcatgcgggtccccacatctgtaccccagagttcagagtggggagggaaccctgacacatgGAAAAAGTTGGCAAAGTTTCATGAAAGCCCAGGGGCTAGCTGTAAGAATTTGCAGGGCTAAAACCTGGGACTGTGGTCCCCTGATGCCTCCACAGGAGGTTGGGCTCCTGTTGGAGGGCCCTGTAAGGCTGAGCCCAGCAGGAAGTACTGCCCAGAAGATCCTGAGTGGCAGCTCCTTGAAGTCCACTGATTGGCTGGCACTGGTACTTAAACCAGGCAGCCATGACTGGGGATTGTCTGAACAACAGTACAGACTGCCTTTCTGTCTTGCTTCAAACCCTGTGTGCGAGAGATCTCAGACTCTGGCTTTTGACCTTGCTTGACTCTTGGTTTATCCTCTGGCCTATCTGGGACTCTGACCTCCCAGTAATTGGACCCTGCCTGCTTACTGATGCCTGTCTCTTGATTTTCCCTCTGGCCTGTCTTGGACTCTGACCttcacatgggtgttgtgagaTTTAACTGAATAAtttttgtaaagtttttttttttaaatcctctggTGGAAAATGCTATAGGGGTGTGAAGTATAATTGATGTACTGATAGGGAGTTTACACTGCTGGTCTCTACCAGATGAAATGTCAGACCTACTCAAGTGTGTGCAATCATGACACCCTCTCACTGGCTAATGGAAGATGTAATGCCTTCTTAATCTGAAATGATAAAAGCCAGTGGGTTTTTTTGGACAAGAAGATCCTGACTTTTGGGCACACTTTTGATTATATCTGTTTGGCCTTAGAAACTTGACAAGGTACGTTGAAGTGTCCAGTGGGGTCAGAAATGAATTTCAACCTCAGGCAGGACAGGAAAGTGAACAGCCAAAACAAAGAAACTGAGCTGACAATCTGCTCCCATAGGATACAGGTTTTCCTGTGGAGGTTCAGTTGATAGTCCTTAAAACATCTGAGTGCTTGTGATTACCAGTTATGTTCACCTTCTAGCTGTTAATGAGGTTGTCATATCACATTGCATGGCAGCAGTACCGCCTCATCATGGCATGGTCTGTCATTGGTCAGGTTACTGTAAAGTGTAAGTGCAGGGCCATAGATGTCCGTCAGCTGGACCAGGCCAAATGTTTCTCTATATCTTCTATATgtgactgttataaagaggggtggcaccttggagacGTCAGCATTGAGTTCATAAATGAAAGACCAGTAAAACTCAGACACAGTTGCTCATATTGGGCGTATAATcttgctcctgttgaagttgatGGGGATTTTGcagttggcttcagtgggagcaggagcaagtATTTTGATATTCTCTGAAGACTCTCGCCTGTCTCGTTACAGTTATGAAGGTTAAACATGACAAGGAATTGCTTTGCAAGAGACTGATATTTAAAGATGTCGGTACTGTATATTACTTCTTCCCTATAAACATAGGTTCTGTACCTTTCCGGTCTGAACTCCTCTGGTTCTGGCCAGTATTCTGGGATACGATGCAGAAGGTGGGGTGGGATCATAACCACAGTGCCTTTGGGAATGCTCACTCCATTTATCTCTACGTCTTTCTTGCAGACCCTTTCAATTCGCCCTCCGAGAGGAAAGAGCCTGAGGGTTTCACTCACTGTCATGTCGACATACTCCAGCTGCATCAGGGCATCATAAGTGAGAGGCGCCTTTAGTGGAAAGCAAAAATGTTTGTCAGGCATGGGGGAGTTTACACAGCTAGTTTTAATCTGATCAGTGTTAAATTGGGGAGGACGGCATGGTTTTATCTCTTGTCACAGGACGTGTCCTACGTATACTGGGGGTAAAGCTAGGAGTTAACTTACATTGAGGACAGGAAAATCAAGGTGAACAGGAATCGGTGCCCATTTTGCTTATACTGAAAGCTTAGATGGAAAGGGACCCCCCTTAAACACACAAGCTGTATGAAAACAAGGCTTGTAGTTAAAATCGGCAGTTCTGAGCCTCTTGCTGTGGCCAAAATATTGGTGAAAAGTGGCGGTACAGGAGCCCAATGTAAGAGATTATAAACGCAAGTTGGTACCTGTGAAAATGCGATGAGTTACCTTATTGCCCTGTCACTGCTCCATATCTCTCAGCCAATCCCCCCTCAATACTGTGCATGTGCTTTCTCTTCTTACAAttgccccttccctcctcctttgCCTCTGCCCTATAAATGCCTTATTGTTGAATAGCAGGATTAAGAAAACAGAGGTAAATTGTCCCTTTTAATATGCATTGTTGAATGGTGGGATTTTGATGAGAGATAAATGAATGAAGTTGGTGGAAGGGGGAGACATAAAGACAAACAGATACAGAGAAGACTTATATGTGGGTTGGTGAAGATTTCTTATTGTCTTCTCACTGTGTCCTTCTGAGCTCCCAAAGCAGTGGTGAATCAACACTTAGACTATTgggggagggatatctcagtggtttgagcattggcctgctaaacccagggttgtgagttcagtccttgagggggccacttagggatctggggcaaaatcagcacttggtcctgcctagtgaaggcagggggctggactcaatgacctttcaaggtcccttccagttctaggagataggatatctccattaattattattatttttaatacaaccaTTTAATTTCTTTAAAGAACAGTGTTGCTGACTTTGAACTAGAGAAGAGGGATTTCCCATAAAGAGACGCTACATATCACTGAGCATCCAATATTCTTACCTGGTTGGGAAGAACAGAGTCAATCTCCTCCTGCATCTTCTGCTGTACATCGGGGTGAGTAGCTAGACTGTAAACTATGTAGCCAAGAATGGAGCTGGTGGTCTCATAGCCAGCAAAAATAAAGATAATTGCTTGTGCCAGAATCTCAGTATCAGTCAGGACTGTGAAAGGAGATTAAAAACCGGCAGAAAAGGTGAAGTCCAAATGCACAGTATGTAGACTGTGCTGTTTGTGGCACAATGCATATTgtattttatatacatacacCCAGATGAGGAAGGTTTCTCTTATTGTCCCATGTGCAGGAGCACAGGGTTGAGGTAGGTGAATTAGATGCTAATAATTGATTTGAGTCCCTGGTATTGAGAGTTGGCTTATTCAGAAAACACCAGTCAAAACAAGAAAGTCAAGTTTGCTGTTCCTCTGCAGGTATTATAATTATAGTTtgctataataaaaaaaatcatgtaaccTATATAATCCTGCCACAATCCCTATGAAAGGTTCTCCTGATTAATGCAGCAGGGCCTAAAGAAATAACTAAATGTAAATTACGGGTGTATGCATCACCCTGTGGCCAGGTGAACCTGTTTGGCAGGGAGTCTGATGTAAGGTCAGTGAGCTCACTATAGCCCTAAACCTGGAGCATGAGGCAGAGACCTTGGTCTGGAGTTGGTGTAATCATCTCATCCTTGTAGCCTGTAGAGCAGGGAAAAGACTACTGAAGGGGTTAAAATGAGAATGTCTGTGTTTGGATCTCAAGCTCATCCCTCACCCCAAGACTTGAGTTCTACAGGGAGAGTAAATTCAGTCCCTCTGAAATGACCCTGCTAGCTAATGAATGGTCAATTGCTGGGCTCCAGGGCCAGCTGTGTTTTGTCCCCTTTAGGCAGAGAAGGGGTGTCAGACGTGGGGCTTTTTGAGGATGatgtgagaaaagaaaaaagggggaaaatctcTCAGAGCACCTGCCTCCATCCACCCCTGAAAAGAACTGAGAATATTTGCTCATAGTGATAAGAAATACATTGCTGACAAATATTTGGGGAAGTGAAGAGGGACAGTTTGTCCCTGGGTATATTGGTACATACCACCCCAGTATCTTTCATTGAACAGCCCTAACTAATATGCTATAGAAGATGCCAtggaatgcattttttttttaaactccaggAAAGGAGACAAGTTACCTATTTTATATAACACTGTTGTGCAAATGTGCACATGAATGAGTATAAATCTTCTCCACAGCTGAACAGGATGAACAATCCTATCCCCCTCAGTCCAGGAGCCTCCAAAGGCACTCAGTTATAAATAACTTCATGGTTTTTACCTTTATTTGGGTGATTCAACCCATTGCTCTCGTGACTGGTGTTTAAATTCTGGGAGTCAATCATCAGCTGTAGGAAATCCACTCGGTTCTGGGGAGAGAAGTAACATTTAGAAGACAGCTGACGGCAAAGACAGCAGACTTGGACTATCATTCTCACAAGAAGCACTGAGTAGAGCCTGGAACTACAGAGCTAAACCTCTTGAGTCCAGATTACTTGGCACCCTTATACGACTTTACAATTTCGGGGGAAATAATAGAGTAAGTGTATTTCAGAACCCTCTACGATAGGGTTTAATATTCTCCCTGGGCCTGGATTGAGGAAGTCCTGCAGGGTAATAAGAGTGACTCTGTCCTCTTATCTTTGGTGTGAAGACCACGTCTTTTATGGGGACCATGTTGCTGAATATTGAGTATTTGTAGTCATTACTATATCTACTGCTTACTCAGCagtatctctccctctctctgctccagcGTCTCTAGTCCACTCTATGGGTGATCACATCTTCTGCCAATTTGCTGTCAAATCAAAAGCATTGCAAGCCCAAACTGCAGTTGCTTTTATCCTGATGTAGCCCGAGGTCACTGCTACATTCATTCTGTTCTGTGACTCTGCTGGGACTCTAGTTCAAGCAAAATTCTGGGGGTGGTGTTGTGCTGGCTTCTGGTCATTATTTGACTTTAGTTGCATTTTCAATGCTGTCACGTGAAGAATTTTTCACGTGGGCTAACTGAATGGATAATATTCTTTGGTTCCATCATTGGAGAAGTCTTCCTTACCGTGGGGGTGTCTTCCTTGCgcttttcctttattttgatGACTGACCGTGTGAAGAATTCCAGGGCATCATTTGGGAAAATGTTCACATTCAGCATATCAAGAAGAGGAGTAAGGAATGGAAATATAGCTAGAGCAGAGAGAAATTCATTGTGAGAGTCAGGCAACCTgggcaaaaaaatccatttccttaaggtatcaatggaaaaatATAATCAGAACAATAAATTTGACAAGATTTAGACCCTTTTCTGAATGGTTCAGaatccagatttttttatttggctGTTAGGATCCAAATGACATTCTTAGCTGAACCAGGCACTGCGCTAGTATAGTGATTCAAATCCAGCTCCAGATAGCAGCAACCTAGTGCCCAATTCACCCCTGGAGCAAATGGGCACTGCTCCCATTTACATAGGCAGGTGTGCTGACATGGTACAGTTTGTGTACGACCCAAAGGCAACAGGGAGTTGAGAGGGATAGTCCCTCCTCGAACGCAGTTCCTGCTTGAGCTCTGCCTGGGGCAATGCAGTTTCACACTACCTCTTACTAAGGTTCCTGCCGCACTGCTACCATTTAGCCCGGTGTATGAATACCTGCCCCAAGAACATTCCAgtcggattaactctcctgtgggccagggctattagatttttATGGGGCCCCGtgtacaagtctttttcctaatttaaaacaaaatgatcacaattatggcatcgaggctattaacactatactaaacttgccttttaattgatataaagctgttctgtggttacatttcagtcttaaaacatgtagaatatagttaaattaattcaaaatagcctccttcttaccttagaacagctgtcaTATTAGTTtctttccaggagggagtttgggtgcaggagggggttccaggctggggcagagtgttggggtgcaggctctgggagggagtttggggtaggggttggggtgcaggaggggtgtgagctGCAGGTTCTggccgggaggcgcttaccacaggtggctcccggccagaggcacagcagggctgcctgcatgccgtggccccacgcagctcctggaagagGCGGCTGCTGGCCCATCTGTGTGTGCccctggggggaagggaacagtgttcctggccaatgggagctgcggggatggtgctgggggaaggggtagtATGCAGAGCTGCCTCCcccttccgggagcggcgtggggccacagcatgcaggcaacctgcctgagccctgctgcaccagggCCCCTCTTAGCCtctgg includes these proteins:
- the LOC128844549 gene encoding cytochrome P450 3A9-like; the encoded protein is MNFFPYFSIETWGLLIILLALLILYGIWPYGTFKKLGIPGPTPLPFFGTTLAYRNGMVDFDKNCFQKYGKIWGLYDGRQPVLAILDSTLIKTVLVKECYTTFTNRRGFGPTGVLKSAVSIAEDEQWKRIRTVLSPTFTSGKLKEMFPIMMHYGKVLVRNVQKQVEKDEPIAVKDVFGAYSMDVITSTSFGVNIDSMNNPQDPFVKEAKKLVKFDVFSPLFVLISIFPFLTPLLDMLNVNIFPNDALEFFTRSVIKIKEKRKEDTPTNRVDFLQLMIDSQNLNTSHESNGLNHPNKVLTDTEILAQAIIFIFAGYETTSSILGYIVYSLATHPDVQQKMQEEIDSVLPNQAPLTYDALMQLEYVDMTVSETLRLFPLGGRIERVCKKDVEINGVSIPKGTVVMIPPHLLHRIPEYWPEPEEFRPERFSKENKEMMDPYIYLPFGAGPRNCIGMRFAVLSMKVAIASLLQNFTFRPCKETPIPLKLSSRGFITPVEPIILKLVPRTTVSKE